A single genomic interval of Mustela nigripes isolate SB6536 chromosome 7, MUSNIG.SB6536, whole genome shotgun sequence harbors:
- the NMS gene encoding neuromedin-S isoform X6: MKHFIPQFPSILAIYYFCMVQIPSSGFPRPLADPPDGLDIMQLERLAYWAALSRQPKDDQDIHKRFLFHYSRTQKPIHPVKSGFPPVHPLMRMAAQLANRKVKRFLQQRDSGTAAVDFTKKDHTATWGRPFFLFRPRNGRNTEDNTQ, from the exons ATGAAGCACTTTATTCCTCAATTCCCTTCCATCTTGGCCATCTATTACTTCTGCATGGTACAGATTCCCTCTTCAG GATTTCCTCGACCTCTAGCTGATCCCCCAGATGGCTTGGATATCATGCAGCTTGAG CGGCTGGCATATTGGGCAGCTCTTTCTAGGCAACctaag GATGATCAAGACATACACAAAAGG tttTTATTTCACTACTCCAGAACTCAGAAGCCAATACATCCAGTTAAAAGTGGG TTTCCTCCCGTGCACCCGTTAATGCGCATGGCTGCGCAACTCGCCAACCGGAAGGTGAAAAGATTTCTGCAACAGCGC GATTCAGGGACTGCTGCAGTGGATTTCACCAAGAAG GATCACACTGCCACCTGGGGACgaccatttttccttttcagg ccaAGGAACGGAAGAAACACTGAAGATAACACCCAGTAG
- the NMS gene encoding neuromedin-S isoform X3, whose product MAWISCSLSGWHIGQLFLGNLRMIKTYTKGTQKPIHPVKSGFPPVHPLMRMAAQLANRKVKRFLQQREARGHSQLTVSLGDAVPVTLTCASFTHRIQGLLQWISPRRITLPPGDDHFSFSGQGTEETLKITPSRTVREFSGKEKLD is encoded by the exons ATGGCTTGGATATCATGCAGCTTGAG CGGCTGGCATATTGGGCAGCTCTTTCTAGGCAACctaag GATGATCAAGACATACACAAAAGG AACTCAGAAGCCAATACATCCAGTTAAAAGTGGG TTTCCTCCCGTGCACCCGTTAATGCGCATGGCTGCGCAACTCGCCAACCGGAAGGTGAAAAGATTTCTGCAACAGCGC GAGGCACGGGGTCACAGCCAACTGACAGTAAGCCTGGGGGATGCGGTTCCTGTTACATTAACCTGTGCCTCATTCACTCACAGGATTCAGGGACTGCTGCAGTGGATTTCACCAAGAAG GATCACACTGCCACCTGGGGACgaccatttttccttttcagg ccaAGGAACGGAAGAAACACTGAAGATAACACCCAGTAGGACAGTCCGAG
- the NMS gene encoding neuromedin-S isoform X2, with amino-acid sequence MQLERLAYWAALSRQPKDDQDIHKRFLFHYSRTQKPIHPVKSGFPPVHPLMRMAAQLANRKVKRFLQQREARGHSQLTVSLGDAVPVTLTCASFTHRIQGLLQWISPRRITLPPGDDHFSFSGQGTEETLKITPSRTVREFSGKEKLD; translated from the exons ATGCAGCTTGAG CGGCTGGCATATTGGGCAGCTCTTTCTAGGCAACctaag GATGATCAAGACATACACAAAAGG tttTTATTTCACTACTCCAGAACTCAGAAGCCAATACATCCAGTTAAAAGTGGG TTTCCTCCCGTGCACCCGTTAATGCGCATGGCTGCGCAACTCGCCAACCGGAAGGTGAAAAGATTTCTGCAACAGCGC GAGGCACGGGGTCACAGCCAACTGACAGTAAGCCTGGGGGATGCGGTTCCTGTTACATTAACCTGTGCCTCATTCACTCACAGGATTCAGGGACTGCTGCAGTGGATTTCACCAAGAAG GATCACACTGCCACCTGGGGACgaccatttttccttttcagg ccaAGGAACGGAAGAAACACTGAAGATAACACCCAGTAGGACAGTCCGAG